The genomic stretch ATCTCGTTGACTTTCTGAGCACGATAGTTACGCTTCTTCATGGCGAGAATACCTCCTGCGTTATGGGTTGCTGGCTATTGCCATCCCATATTCTGAGGATTCTCGCCTCTTTGTTATAGCTGACTACGGCATCAGCTATCGCTCCAATTTTCAGCCATTTGTGAACAAACGCGCAGTGGCCGAAGGCGACAAAGATGAAGACCTTACCCATGAGCCTGAGAATATAAAAGCCTTCCGCGACACTTGGGAGCTCGGAATCCATTCTTATCTCGCGTACCTACGCGACCGCTTGTTGTTAGTACGAGATCTCTTGCATGAAAGCGGATCATGTTTCGTGCAGATCTCCGACGAGAACCTACACATCGTGCGAAATATCATGGATGACGTGTTTGGAATACGGTGCCACGTTGTCACGATTCCAGTAAAGAAAAAAGGAAGTCAAAAATCGGGGCTCATGGACCCTGTCAACGACTATCTCGTTTGGTATAGCAAAAGCCCGCGGGACAGCGGGAAGATCAAGTTTCGACCAATGTTCGAGAAGCGCGAACTCGACGCAGAGACGCTTCGACGCTTCAACTGTGTTGAGTTAGCAGATGGTCGTGAGTTCACTATTGATGCGGTACCATTCCCACAGAATAGGGACGAGTTAATCGACTACCGAACGCGTCCATTGCAGCTTTTCCGCGACTGGCCTGACGCTCGTATGTTTTATCCAGGCGAGCAACTCACCAGTGGCGGCGAACGCCGCAATCAAAGTGATCCGGTTGAGTTTAGTGGGCAAGTATTCCGACTAAAACCGGGACTCTGTTGGAAGACCACAACGCGTACGCCCAATGGCTCGCCAAGCGGGATGGATCGCCTCAAGTGGGCTAAACGGCTTGTAGCTGGACGTGGACATCTAAACTACAAGCGTTATCTCAATGACTTCGGTTACAAGCCAATCTCGAACTGGTGGGACGGCTTAGGCGGGGCCCCCAATCCTATCTATGTAGTGCAGACCAACCCGGAAATAGTCCAGCGTTGCATCTTAATGACCACTGACCCAGGCGATCTTGTGTTCGACCCCACTTGCGGATCAGGGACAACGGCCTATGTCGCCGAGCAATGGGGCCGACGGTGGATCACCTGCGATACCTCCCGCGTCGCTCTGGCCCTCGCCAAGCAGCGGCTGATGACGGCGGTGTTCGACTATTACGAACTGGCCCACCCCAAGGAAGGCATTGCAAGCGGGTTCAAATACAAGACCGTCCCCCACGTGACCCTGAAATCCATCGCCAACAACCCCGAAATCCGCGAGGGCATGACCCGCGAGCAGATCGACGCCGCCATCCGCAAATACGCCGATCAGGAAACGCTCTACGATCAGCCTCTGATCGACAGGAAAAAGACCCGCGTGACCGGCCCCTTCACCGTGGAAGCCGTGCCCGCCCCGGCGGTCAAGCCTCTAGATGAGGTCAGGGAAGCGCCGGGTGACTATGAAGCGGACGCAGCGATAGCAAGGATAGGGGAGACGCGCAGGCAGGGCGACTGGCGCGACGAACTGCTGCGAACCGGCATACGCGGCAAGGGCGGGCAGCGGATCGAATTCTCCCGCGTGGAGGCGCTGGCGGGCACACGCTGGCTTCATGCCGACGCCGAGACGAAGGAGGACAAGCCGCAGCGCGCGGTGGTGTCCTTCGGCCCCGACCATGCGCCGCTCGAACAGCGCCAGGTTGCCCTTGCCATCGAGGAGGCGCAGCAGCTTGTCCCAAAGCCGAAGATGATCGTCTTCGCCGCCTTCCAGTTCGACCCCGAGGCCTCCAAGGACATTGACGAAACCAACTGGCCGGGCGTGACGTTGCTGAAAGCGCAGATGAACGCCGACCTTCTGACCGAAGACCTCAAGAAGAAACGTGCCAGCAACGAGAGTTTCTGGCTGATCGGCCAGCCCGATGTTTCACTGGAGGAGATCCGTAAGGGCGAAGACGCCGGGAAATATCGCGTTACGGTGAACGGCTTTGATTACTACAACACCCGGACCGGAGAGATCGAATCCGGCGGCGCGGGCAAGATCGCCATGTGGATGCTCGACCCCGACTATGACGGGCGCAGCGTCTTTCCGCGTCAGGTCTTTTTCCCGATGGCGGGAGATAAGGACGGATGGGCGAAGCTGGCCAAGAACCTCAAGGCAGAGATTGACGAGGGGCTGATCGAGGCCTATCACGGCACGGTGTCCCTGCCGTTTTCTGCCGGCGATCACCGGCGGGCGGCGGTCAAGATCATTGACGACCGGGGGATCGAAAGCCTCAAGGTGATCGGGCTTAGCTGATGGAACAGACCTCGATAGATCGCCTGATCATCAATTCTCCCTACGAGGAGCCACAACGCTACTGGCGGTATAACCGGGAGAACCGTTCCTTTACGCTGGTCGAGGGCGAGCGCAGGCCCGCCGGTTACGTAGCCTCGGAAAGCTCCCGGTCCTTCGATGATCCCGGCGTGTTCGTCGAGATCCCCTTGGTCAACCAGATCCGTCCCCGTATCGAGGCATGGCGCAAGGCCGGTTACCCCGGCGTCACCGGCATTACCAAGCGCCTTCTGGAGCATTGGACGAATCCCGAAGAGTACGAGACCCGGCGGTTTTTCTTCTGCCAACTCGAAGCGGCGGAAACCCTGATCTGGCTGACTGAAGGCCCGGCCGCCGAGAAGGTGGGCATCGCTGTCCCGGCCGACGGCGGCGAATTTACACGGCTGTGCGCAAAGATGGCGACCGGAACAGGCAAGACCGTCGTCATGGCGATGGTCATTGCCTGGCAGTGCCTCAACAAAGCGACCTATCCGCAGGACACGCGCTTTTCCAAAAACGTGCTGGTGGTGGCCCCCGGCTGACCGTCAAGAGCCGCTTGGCGGTTCTGGAAGCATCCAACCCCGCAAGCTATTACGAGGCCTTCAGCATCGTTCCCGGCGCGTTGCTCGACCGCCTGCGCGAGGGCAGGTTGATCGTCCGCAACTGGCATGCGCTCAACTGGAACAGCGAGGAGAAGATCGGGAAGCGGCGCAGCGTGGACAAGCGCGGGGCCAAGAGCGATGAAGCCTATGTCCGGGACGTGCTGGGGGACATGGCCAATGCCCGCAATATTCTGGTTATCAACGATGAAGCCCACCACGCCTGGCGGGTTCCGGCGGAATCCAAGGTGAAGGGCGTTTCCAAGGACGAGATCGAGGAAGCCACCAAATGGATCGGTGGCCTTGACCGCATCCACCGGACGCGGGGCGTGTTAATGGCTTACGATTTTTCCGCGACACCTTTTGCGCCATCGGGCAAGAAAAGCTCTGAGGAAGCCCTGTTTGGCTGGATCGTCAGCGACTTCGGCCTCAATGACGCGATTGAATCCGGCCTTGTGAAAACCCCCCGTGTCGTGGTGCGCGATGATGCCATTCCCGACGCGAAGACCTACAAATCACGCCTCTATCACATCTACAACGATGCGGAAGTGAAGGACGATCTGAACCGCCCGGCGGAGCCGGAAGAACCGCTGCCCGATCTGGTGCTCAACGGTTATTACCTTCTCGGCTTTGACTGGAAGGAAGCAGCCCGCACGTGGAAGAATGCCGGTTTCAGGACGCCGCCGGTGATGATCACCGTGGCCAACCGCACGGAGACCGCCGCCCGCATCAAGCATGCCTTTGACCGCAAGAAGATCCTGATCCAGGAGCTGTGCGATCCCGTGCGAACCTTGCACATCGATTCGCGGGTGCTCGATGAAGCCGAGGCCTCCGAGGAGCCGCTGGCGCAGGTCAATGGTGAGGATGAGGGGGCAG from Pseudomonadota bacterium encodes the following:
- a CDS encoding site-specific DNA-methyltransferase; this encodes MLAIAIPYSEDSRLFVIADYGISYRSNFQPFVNKRAVAEGDKDEDLTHEPENIKAFRDTWELGIHSYLAYLRDRLLLVRDLLHESGSCFVQISDENLHIVRNIMDDVFGIRCHVVTIPVKKKGSQKSGLMDPVNDYLVWYSKSPRDSGKIKFRPMFEKRELDAETLRRFNCVELADGREFTIDAVPFPQNRDELIDYRTRPLQLFRDWPDARMFYPGEQLTSGGERRNQSDPVEFSGQVFRLKPGLCWKTTTRTPNGSPSGMDRLKWAKRLVAGRGHLNYKRYLNDFGYKPISNWWDGLGGAPNPIYVVQTNPEIVQRCILMTTDPGDLVFDPTCGSGTTAYVAEQWGRRWITCDTSRVALALAKQRLMTAVFDYYELAHPKEGIASGFKYKTVPHVTLKSIANNPEIREGMTREQIDAAIRKYADQETLYDQPLIDRKKTRVTGPFTVEAVPAPAVKPLDEVREAPGDYEADAAIARIGETRRQGDWRDELLRTGIRGKGGQRIEFSRVEALAGTRWLHADAETKEDKPQRAVVSFGPDHAPLEQRQVALAIEEAQQLVPKPKMIVFAAFQFDPEASKDIDETNWPGVTLLKAQMNADLLTEDLKKKRASNESFWLIGQPDVSLEEIRKGEDAGKYRVTVNGFDYYNTRTGEIESGGAGKIAMWMLDPDYDGRSVFPRQVFFPMAGDKDGWAKLAKNLKAEIDEGLIEAYHGTVSLPFSAGDHRRAAVKIIDDRGIESLKVIGLS
- a CDS encoding DEAD/DEAH box helicase family protein, translated to MEQTSIDRLIINSPYEEPQRYWRYNRENRSFTLVEGERRPAGYVASESSRSFDDPGVFVEIPLVNQIRPRIEAWRKAGYPGVTGITKRLLEHWTNPEEYETRRFFFCQLEAAETLIWLTEGPAAEKVGIAVPADGGEFTRLCAKMATGTGKTVVMAMVIAWQCLNKATYPQDTRFSKNVLVVAPG